One window of Cohnella hashimotonis genomic DNA carries:
- the guaD gene encoding guanine deaminase, with product MTYSRVFQGTAFTARSPKAIDILKDHLFCVNADGVIARTIAPDAPDYEAVRSEYADTDRYRKLAPGQYLLPGFVDLHVHAPQWAQSGTALDVPLYDWLHTYTFPLESKFADLSFAAEVYGDLVAALLANGTTTALYFATIHKEASLLLAEICAKKGQRGLVGKVVMDDPAQNSAYYRDADAAAALADTEAFIVAVKALAKGVKQGVYPVVTPRFIPSCTDEALAGLGALAAKHDTHVQSHCSESDWAHGYVQERLGKRDAVALRDFGLLGDKSVMAHCNFLDEDDAALFARTGTAIGHCPISNAYFANSVIPIARWMEKGVEIGLGSDVSGGYSPSLYDNARQAVISSRMLEDGVNPALPADARGVPASRITIDEAFYLATAGGGEALSLPIGRLAEGYAWDAQVVDIALAGARLPVFGEDEPLHEIFQKILYLVRPEHIREVWVQGEKVHSRA from the coding sequence ATGACTTACTCCCGCGTGTTTCAAGGAACGGCGTTTACCGCCCGCTCCCCCAAAGCAATCGACATTTTAAAGGACCATCTGTTCTGCGTCAATGCTGACGGCGTCATCGCGAGGACGATCGCGCCGGATGCGCCGGATTACGAGGCTGTTCGAAGCGAATACGCGGATACCGACCGCTATCGGAAGCTCGCGCCAGGGCAGTATTTGCTGCCCGGCTTCGTCGACCTGCACGTGCATGCGCCGCAGTGGGCGCAGTCCGGCACGGCGCTCGACGTGCCGCTTTACGATTGGCTGCACACCTATACGTTTCCGCTGGAGTCCAAGTTCGCGGATCTGAGCTTCGCGGCCGAAGTATACGGCGATCTTGTCGCCGCTCTGCTCGCGAACGGCACGACGACCGCTCTTTATTTTGCCACGATACACAAGGAAGCCAGCCTGCTGCTGGCCGAGATCTGCGCGAAGAAGGGACAGCGCGGTCTGGTCGGCAAAGTCGTCATGGACGATCCGGCGCAAAATTCCGCGTACTACCGCGATGCAGATGCCGCGGCGGCGCTGGCCGACACCGAGGCGTTTATCGTTGCCGTCAAGGCGCTGGCGAAAGGCGTCAAGCAAGGCGTATATCCCGTCGTGACGCCAAGGTTCATTCCGAGCTGCACGGACGAGGCGTTAGCAGGACTGGGCGCGCTCGCCGCGAAGCACGACACGCATGTGCAGTCTCATTGCAGCGAGAGCGACTGGGCGCACGGTTACGTGCAGGAGCGGCTGGGCAAACGCGACGCCGTCGCGCTGCGCGACTTCGGGCTGCTCGGCGACAAGTCCGTCATGGCGCACTGCAACTTCCTCGACGAAGACGACGCGGCTCTCTTCGCCCGGACGGGAACGGCGATCGGGCACTGCCCGATCTCCAACGCCTACTTCGCGAACAGCGTCATCCCGATCGCCCGCTGGATGGAGAAAGGCGTGGAGATCGGCCTCGGCTCCGACGTCTCGGGCGGCTACTCGCCGAGCTTGTACGACAACGCCCGGCAGGCTGTCATCTCCTCCAGAATGCTGGAGGACGGCGTGAATCCGGCTCTCCCCGCAGACGCGCGCGGCGTGCCGGCATCCCGGATCACAATCGACGAAGCCTTCTACCTCGCGACGGCCGGCGGCGGCGAAGCGTTGAGCTTGCCGATCGGCCGGTTGGCGGAGGGCTACGCCTGGGACGCGCAGGTCGTCGACATCGCGCTCGCCGGGGCAAGGCTGCCCGTATTCGGCGAGGATGAGCCGCTGCACGAGATTTTCCAGAAGATCTTGTACCTCGTGCGTCCGGAGCACATTCGGGAGGTATGGGTGCAGGGCGAAAAAGTCCATTCGCGCGCATGA